In Halostella salina, a single window of DNA contains:
- a CDS encoding redox-regulated ATPase YchF: protein MTYKIGLVGKPSVGKSTFFNAATMNDVPEGAYPFTTIDPSVGEAYVRVDCAAPEFGETCTPETGYCEDGTRFVPVKLVDVAGLIPGAHEGAGLGNQFLTDLNEADVLVHVVDFAGETDLEGEPTEGHDPREDIDFLENELDMWYLDVLEKGIERHRSGYDGTESKIEVDLAEQMSAFRTNKDEIKQVVLSLDLPLDPDGWDADDREALAREIRKRTKPMVIAANKMDTPEAQANYEAITNDPEYDHLTVVPASAHAEKALKAADEGGVVDYRAGDDEFEITGDVGEEQAAGLETIEAFVAEFGGTGVQRTLETALFDEMGAVAVFPGSANGIVTDDGKVLRDCFVLPEGATAEDFAYHLHSDIGDGFLHAVDCRSERQIAADATLSNRDVVEIVSTN, encoded by the coding sequence ATGACCTACAAGATCGGCCTCGTCGGCAAGCCCTCCGTCGGCAAGTCGACCTTCTTCAACGCGGCGACGATGAACGACGTGCCGGAGGGCGCGTATCCGTTCACGACCATCGACCCCAGCGTCGGCGAAGCGTACGTCCGCGTGGACTGCGCCGCGCCGGAGTTCGGCGAGACCTGCACCCCCGAGACGGGCTACTGCGAGGACGGTACCCGGTTCGTTCCGGTGAAACTCGTCGACGTGGCCGGCCTCATCCCCGGCGCACACGAGGGCGCGGGGCTGGGCAACCAGTTCCTGACCGACCTGAACGAGGCCGACGTGCTGGTCCACGTCGTCGACTTCGCCGGCGAGACGGACCTGGAGGGCGAACCCACCGAGGGCCACGACCCGCGCGAGGACATCGACTTCCTGGAGAACGAACTCGACATGTGGTACCTCGACGTGCTGGAGAAAGGGATCGAGCGCCACCGCTCGGGCTATGACGGGACGGAGTCGAAGATCGAGGTCGACCTCGCCGAGCAGATGAGCGCGTTCCGGACGAACAAGGACGAGATCAAGCAGGTGGTCCTCTCGCTGGACCTGCCGCTGGACCCGGACGGCTGGGACGCCGACGACCGCGAGGCGCTGGCCCGCGAGATCCGCAAGCGCACGAAGCCGATGGTGATCGCGGCGAACAAGATGGACACGCCCGAGGCACAGGCCAACTACGAGGCGATCACGAACGACCCCGAGTACGACCACCTCACGGTCGTGCCGGCGAGCGCCCACGCGGAGAAGGCGCTGAAGGCCGCCGACGAGGGCGGCGTCGTCGACTACCGCGCCGGTGACGACGAGTTCGAGATCACGGGCGACGTTGGCGAGGAGCAGGCCGCGGGCCTCGAAACCATCGAGGCGTTCGTCGCCGAGTTCGGCGGCACCGGCGTCCAGCGGACGCTGGAGACCGCGCTGTTCGACGAGATGGGCGCAGTCGCCGTCTTCCCCGGGTCGGCGAACGGCATCGTCACGGATGACGGGAAGGTGCTCCGGGACTGCTTCGTCCTCCCCGAGGGCGCGACCGCCGAGGACTTCGCGTACCACCTCCACTCGGACATCGGCGACGGGTTCCTCCACGCCGTCGACTGCCGGAGTGAACGCCAGATCGCCGCGGACGCGACGCTGTCGAACCGCGACGTCGTAGAAATCGTATCGACGAACTGA
- a CDS encoding universal stress protein, with amino-acid sequence MYDEVLMPTDGSEGTVTALAHAREIAANHGATLHVVHVVDRRVYLAAGKDEQDEVLAGLEDDGEAAIETVLDRLDGSGLDVVTELREGVPHRELLDYADEHDVDLITIGTHGRSGRDRLVNMGSVTEKVVDSCERPVLVVTLDDA; translated from the coding sequence ATGTACGACGAGGTACTGATGCCGACCGACGGGAGCGAGGGGACGGTGACGGCACTCGCCCACGCCCGGGAGATCGCGGCGAACCACGGCGCGACCTTGCACGTCGTCCACGTCGTCGACCGCCGGGTGTACCTCGCGGCCGGCAAGGACGAACAGGACGAGGTGCTGGCCGGGCTGGAGGACGACGGCGAGGCCGCCATCGAGACGGTCCTCGACCGCCTCGACGGCTCCGGGCTTGACGTGGTGACCGAACTCCGCGAGGGCGTCCCCCACCGGGAACTGCTCGACTACGCCGACGAGCACGACGTCGACCTGATCACCATCGGAACCCACGGTCGGTCCGGCCGGGACCGGCTGGTCAACATGGGCAGCGTCACGGAGAAAGTGGTCGATAGCTGCGAGCGGCCGGTGCTCGTCGTCACGCTCGACGACGCGTAG
- a CDS encoding carboxypeptidase-like regulatory domain-containing protein, producing MHRTAVLVAALLVTSAVGVAAPVAGSAERGATGTADLVTLEIAVTDDDGDPVGQADVNVTYDGGYNETTTVSNGRALVDVPRGVTPEIRVSHDDYVRNFPARIGEMTETTTANVTVYPRATAVVEVADANGAIENARVFLKKEGDPRTVDRGRTNADGVFEAEDVEAGTYTATVVKEGYLETTSEFNVQGTVTESVDIEGARTNVGFTVLDAYFENATPVGDATISLANGGETVATLTTDNRAGEAATRLGVNTEYAVTVEHPEYDTIERELAVDEQESIDATYNITRSAALSVNASRNSAAVGETIRVVVTDEYGEAVGDAAVFRDDTEVGTTDANGVLSVPITSAGEFEITAENGSVGSEPVTVEGIDEGGEEPTTTTTTTEPQSTTTNTTEDDSSDGGGLPGFTAGAAIVALAGALVALRRRG from the coding sequence ATGCATCGAACAGCGGTTCTCGTCGCCGCGCTGCTCGTGACGAGCGCTGTCGGCGTTGCGGCCCCGGTAGCGGGGTCCGCGGAGCGTGGGGCAACGGGAACGGCAGACCTCGTGACGCTGGAGATCGCAGTCACCGACGACGACGGTGACCCGGTCGGACAGGCAGACGTGAACGTGACGTACGACGGCGGGTACAACGAGACGACGACCGTCTCGAACGGGCGCGCGCTCGTCGACGTGCCGCGGGGCGTCACGCCCGAGATCCGCGTCTCGCACGACGACTACGTGCGGAACTTCCCCGCCCGGATCGGCGAGATGACCGAGACGACGACGGCCAACGTGACGGTGTATCCGAGGGCGACCGCCGTCGTCGAGGTGGCCGACGCGAACGGCGCAATCGAGAACGCGCGGGTGTTCCTGAAGAAGGAGGGCGACCCCCGGACGGTCGACCGCGGGCGGACGAACGCCGACGGCGTCTTCGAGGCCGAGGACGTCGAGGCCGGCACGTACACCGCGACGGTCGTCAAGGAGGGGTATCTGGAGACGACCAGCGAGTTCAACGTGCAGGGCACCGTCACGGAGTCGGTCGACATCGAGGGCGCGCGGACGAACGTCGGGTTCACCGTTCTCGACGCCTACTTCGAGAACGCGACGCCCGTCGGCGACGCGACCATCTCGCTGGCGAACGGCGGCGAGACCGTCGCCACGCTGACGACCGACAACCGGGCCGGCGAAGCCGCGACCCGTCTCGGCGTGAACACGGAGTACGCCGTGACCGTCGAACACCCCGAGTACGACACGATCGAACGCGAGCTAGCGGTCGACGAGCAGGAGTCGATCGACGCCACGTACAACATCACCCGGTCCGCGGCGCTGTCGGTCAACGCGAGCCGGAACAGCGCCGCCGTCGGCGAGACGATCCGGGTCGTCGTGACCGACGAGTACGGCGAGGCCGTCGGGGACGCGGCGGTGTTCCGCGACGACACCGAGGTCGGCACGACCGACGCCAACGGCGTCCTGAGCGTCCCGATCACGTCGGCCGGCGAGTTCGAGATCACGGCCGAGAACGGCAGCGTCGGCTCGGAGCCCGTGACCGTCGAAGGCATCGACGAGGGCGGCGAGGAACCGACGACCACAACCACCACGACCGAACCGCAGTCCACGACGACGAACACGACGGAGGACGATAGTTCCGACGGCGGCGGGCTCCCCGGCTTCACCGCCGGCGCGGCGATAGTCGCGCTCGCCGGCGCGCTCGTCGCGCTCCGCCGGCGAGGGTAA
- a CDS encoding ornithine cyclodeaminase, whose product MTATRTVELEGHIIDSGMMGRCFGLIMDMDGSFEVEQFDIGRHKHAESYARLAVSADTEHDLQAILHELHQNGATLLDPSDATLEPAPEDRVVPTGFYSTTNHPTFVRVDGEWIEVEAIEMDCAVVVERGDDAGANGPRAYTKVLNAVEAGDMIVTGEAGIRVEPPERPRGDEGGAFGFMQGGVSSERPSESLIAKVADAVEQTKEDGGDVLAVCGPALIHSGAADDLARLVREGYIDGISAGNGFAVHDLERGLYGTSLGMDMETMEHPRKGHKHHIYTISEIIRAGGIEEAVEEGVVTEGIMYECVENDVPYVLAGSIRDDGPLPDTITDAVEAQNAIREQARDADMVLMLATLLHSVAVGNCLPSTTRVVCVDINPSTVTQLLDRGSAQAIGMVSDIGTFVPMLADNLVDD is encoded by the coding sequence ATGACAGCGACGCGGACCGTGGAACTGGAGGGCCACATCATCGACTCGGGGATGATGGGCCGCTGTTTCGGCCTCATCATGGACATGGACGGCTCCTTCGAGGTCGAGCAGTTCGACATCGGCCGCCACAAGCACGCCGAGTCGTACGCCCGGCTGGCCGTCTCGGCCGACACGGAGCACGACCTGCAGGCGATCCTCCACGAACTCCACCAGAACGGGGCGACCCTGCTGGACCCCTCCGACGCGACGCTGGAGCCGGCACCCGAGGACAGGGTCGTGCCGACCGGCTTCTACTCCACGACGAACCACCCCACGTTCGTCCGCGTCGACGGCGAGTGGATCGAGGTCGAGGCCATCGAGATGGACTGTGCGGTCGTCGTCGAACGCGGGGACGACGCGGGAGCGAACGGCCCGCGCGCCTACACCAAAGTGCTCAACGCCGTCGAGGCGGGCGACATGATCGTTACCGGCGAGGCCGGCATCCGCGTCGAACCGCCGGAGCGTCCCCGGGGCGACGAGGGCGGTGCGTTCGGCTTCATGCAGGGCGGCGTCTCCAGCGAACGGCCCTCGGAGTCGCTCATCGCCAAGGTGGCCGACGCCGTCGAGCAGACCAAGGAGGACGGCGGCGACGTGCTGGCGGTGTGCGGTCCCGCGCTCATCCACTCCGGCGCGGCCGACGACCTGGCCCGCCTCGTCCGCGAGGGGTACATCGATGGCATCTCCGCGGGCAACGGCTTCGCCGTCCACGACCTCGAACGCGGCCTCTACGGCACCTCGCTCGGGATGGACATGGAGACGATGGAGCACCCCCGGAAGGGCCACAAGCACCACATCTACACGATCAGCGAGATCATCCGCGCCGGCGGCATCGAGGAAGCCGTCGAGGAGGGCGTCGTCACCGAGGGGATCATGTACGAGTGCGTCGAGAACGACGTGCCGTACGTCCTCGCCGGCTCGATCCGCGACGACGGGCCGCTCCCCGACACGATCACCGACGCCGTCGAGGCTCAGAACGCCATCCGGGAGCAGGCCCGCGACGCCGACATGGTGTTGATGCTCGCCACCCTGCTGCACTCCGTCGCCGTCGGCAACTGCCTCCCCTCCACGACGCGGGTCGTCTGCGTCGACATCAACCCCTCGACCGTCACCCAGCTGCTCGACCGCGGGAGCGCGCAGGCCATCGGCATGGTGTCGGACATCGGCACGTTCGTCCCGATGCTCGCGGACAATCTGGTCGACGACTGA
- a CDS encoding universal stress protein — MRYLVATDSVHTSAAACDYLGERLADGDAVVGVAVAETDGSDAERDRREALNVFRVRLPGAGIETELRHGDTAAELRSAVDDHGADELVIGPRRGDPDADPVLGGTARDLLADPTVPVTVVPLDGG, encoded by the coding sequence ATGCGATACCTCGTTGCGACGGACTCGGTCCACACGAGCGCGGCGGCGTGTGACTACCTCGGCGAGCGCCTCGCGGACGGCGACGCGGTCGTCGGCGTCGCGGTCGCGGAGACGGACGGTTCCGACGCGGAGCGCGACCGCCGGGAGGCGCTGAACGTGTTTCGCGTCAGGCTCCCGGGCGCGGGCATCGAGACGGAACTCCGGCACGGCGACACAGCCGCCGAACTCCGGAGCGCCGTCGACGACCACGGGGCGGACGAACTCGTCATCGGACCGCGCCGCGGCGACCCGGACGCCGACCCCGTGCTCGGCGGCACGGCCCGCGACCTGCTCGCCGACCCGACGGTGCCCGTCACCGTGGTCCCGCTCGACGGCGGGTAG
- a CDS encoding universal stress protein, producing the protein MLSRVLVPMDGSEMAERALGYALENHPDADVTVLVVVGEPSVMMGEAMSLAFEEDIEAAAEQRAEAVVDHARELASDHDAEIDTAVAVGRPARAIVARAENYDAVVLGSHGGSLSDRLFVGDVAERVFRRSPGPVTTVR; encoded by the coding sequence ATGCTTTCCCGCGTTCTCGTTCCGATGGACGGCTCCGAGATGGCGGAGCGCGCGCTCGGCTACGCGCTGGAGAACCACCCGGACGCCGACGTGACCGTCCTCGTCGTCGTCGGCGAGCCGTCGGTGATGATGGGCGAGGCGATGAGCCTCGCGTTCGAGGAAGACATCGAGGCGGCCGCCGAGCAGCGCGCCGAGGCGGTGGTCGACCACGCCCGCGAACTGGCGTCGGACCACGACGCGGAGATAGATACCGCCGTCGCAGTCGGCCGGCCCGCCCGGGCCATCGTCGCCCGCGCCGAGAACTACGACGCGGTCGTGCTGGGCAGCCACGGCGGCAGCCTCTCGGACCGCCTGTTCGTCGGCGACGTGGCCGAACGGGTGTTCCGCCGCTCGCCGGGGCCGGTGACGACGGTTCGGTGA
- a CDS encoding inorganic phosphate transporter: MGIAVGAVAISLGGFTIARRTMESVGNDLTELPLLAALIVALTAATITTILSWIGIPISLVMATVMTIVGLGWGRASRTATIAGLARGEEEFELSMGVLTEETPAEVPPIGEEDPADVADADDLVRPDAVARFVAFWIIGPSASAGLAYAFLLAVPV, from the coding sequence GTGGGCATCGCGGTCGGCGCGGTCGCGATCAGCCTCGGCGGCTTCACCATCGCCCGCCGGACGATGGAGTCGGTCGGCAACGACCTCACGGAACTGCCGCTGCTGGCGGCGCTGATCGTGGCGCTGACGGCCGCCACCATCACGACCATCCTCTCGTGGATCGGCATCCCGATCAGCCTCGTGATGGCGACGGTGATGACCATCGTCGGCCTCGGCTGGGGCCGTGCGAGTCGGACGGCGACCATCGCCGGCCTCGCCCGGGGCGAGGAGGAGTTCGAGCTATCGATGGGCGTGCTCACGGAGGAGACGCCCGCGGAGGTGCCCCCGATCGGCGAGGAGGACCCGGCGGACGTGGCCGACGCCGATGACCTGGTTCGACCCGACGCAGTCGCACGCTTCGTCGCCTTCTGGATCATCGGGCCGTCGGCGTCGGCCGGGCTGGCGTACGCCTTCCTTCTGGCGGTGCCGGTCTGA
- a CDS encoding phytoene/squalene synthase family protein, with protein MPDDGRVQKSKAIQQRTGKTFHFATRVLPERVRHPTYVLYAFFRIADEVVDDADGTPPDQQAARLEELRNEALGRVETDSDVLSAFQEVRAEYDVPDGEIHAFVDAMKSDIDTDRYETYDDLRAYMRGSAAAVGAMMTAIMGTEDEEAALPHAVALGEAFQMTNFLRDVREDVIDRDRIYLPQETLDRHGVPEEQVENLEFSDAFADAMREELGRTERLYRQGVAGIQYLPEDCQFAVLLSAVLYADHHRLIRKQGYDVLSSEPELGTARKAWLALRTRWHWQWNRDPVAVFRRVSALPESGTARYEVEPPEPVPVR; from the coding sequence ATGCCTGACGACGGGCGGGTCCAGAAGAGCAAGGCGATCCAGCAACGAACCGGGAAGACGTTCCATTTCGCCACCCGCGTTCTCCCGGAGCGCGTTCGCCACCCGACGTACGTTCTCTACGCGTTCTTCCGGATCGCCGACGAAGTCGTCGACGACGCCGACGGCACGCCCCCCGACCAGCAGGCCGCCCGCCTCGAGGAACTCCGGAACGAGGCGCTCGGCCGCGTCGAGACGGACTCCGACGTGCTGTCGGCGTTCCAGGAGGTCCGGGCGGAGTACGACGTGCCGGACGGCGAGATCCACGCCTTTGTCGACGCGATGAAGTCGGACATCGACACGGACCGCTACGAGACGTACGACGACCTCCGGGCGTACATGCGCGGCTCCGCCGCCGCGGTGGGCGCGATGATGACGGCGATCATGGGCACCGAGGACGAGGAGGCCGCCCTGCCACACGCCGTCGCGCTCGGCGAGGCGTTCCAGATGACGAACTTCCTCCGGGACGTGCGCGAGGACGTCATCGACCGCGACCGGATCTACCTGCCACAGGAGACCCTCGACCGGCACGGCGTCCCCGAGGAGCAGGTCGAGAACCTGGAGTTCTCCGACGCCTTCGCCGACGCGATGCGGGAGGAACTCGGCCGCACCGAGCGGCTGTACCGGCAGGGCGTCGCCGGCATCCAGTACCTGCCCGAGGACTGTCAGTTCGCCGTCCTGCTGTCGGCGGTGCTGTACGCCGACCACCACCGCCTGATCCGCAAGCAGGGGTACGACGTGCTCTCGTCGGAGCCGGAACTGGGCACCGCACGGAAGGCGTGGCTGGCGCTCCGGACGCGCTGGCACTGGCAGTGGAACCGCGACCCCGTCGCCGTGTTCCGCCGTGTCAGCGCGCTCCCCGAATCGGGGACGGCCCGGTACGAGGTCGAACCGCCGGAGCCGGTTCCGGTCCGCTAA
- the cruF gene encoding bisanhydrobacterioruberin hydratase, whose translation MDRAALQRRLDDLVRENRFTIAVVFPAVGAVLLLASAEGVVPPPLAFQPTLILFGTLVMRLPLIAGVGPLVDRRAAVAILAVTAYAYGIEFVGVRTGWPYGHFEYGIDLGPMLAGEVPVGLPVFFLPLVLNSYLLVLLLLGDSARRRAVRLLATLATVLAVDLVLDPGAVALGFWAYDGGGAYYGVPLSNYAGWVLSGAVAVGCFDLGFDHGALVERLRACSFMLDDLVSFVLLWGLVNVFYGNAVAALVAAGFLAALLRTDEFDGAVLRRPVERFAGR comes from the coding sequence ATGGATAGGGCCGCCCTCCAGCGGCGGCTGGACGACCTGGTGCGCGAGAACCGCTTCACCATCGCCGTCGTGTTCCCGGCGGTCGGGGCCGTCCTCCTGCTCGCCAGCGCCGAAGGGGTCGTGCCGCCGCCGCTGGCCTTCCAGCCGACGCTCATCCTCTTCGGGACGCTCGTGATGCGCCTGCCCCTCATCGCCGGCGTCGGCCCGCTGGTCGACCGCCGGGCGGCCGTGGCGATACTCGCGGTGACCGCTTACGCCTACGGGATCGAGTTCGTCGGCGTCCGCACCGGGTGGCCGTACGGCCACTTCGAGTACGGGATCGACCTCGGGCCGATGCTCGCCGGCGAGGTGCCGGTCGGGCTCCCCGTCTTCTTCCTGCCGCTGGTGCTGAACAGCTACCTGCTCGTCCTGCTGTTGCTCGGCGATTCGGCCCGGCGGCGCGCGGTCCGGCTGCTGGCGACGCTCGCGACGGTGCTCGCCGTCGACCTCGTGCTCGACCCCGGGGCCGTCGCGCTCGGGTTCTGGGCGTACGACGGCGGCGGCGCGTACTACGGCGTGCCGCTCTCGAACTACGCCGGCTGGGTGCTGTCGGGGGCGGTCGCCGTCGGCTGCTTCGACCTCGGCTTCGACCACGGGGCGCTGGTCGAGCGCCTGCGCGCCTGCTCGTTCATGCTCGACGACCTGGTGAGCTTCGTGCTGCTGTGGGGGCTGGTGAACGTCTTCTACGGCAACGCCGTGGCGGCGCTGGTCGCCGCCGGCTTCCTGGCCGCGCTGCTCCGGACCGACGAGTTCGACGGGGCGGTCCTGCGGCGGCCGGTCGAGCGGTTCGCCGGACGGTGA
- a CDS encoding prenyltransferase yields the protein MSAGRAAYLLKLSRPRFWLYLAGPVVVGVAFGARAVADLFTPVTVALFAYFLVPANVYLYGINDVFDADIDAENPKKEEKEVRYGGQRFVVAAVVVSAALLAVPTALAPPLALPWLAGYFLLATEYSAPPLRFKTTPFLDSLSNGLYVLPGAAAYAAVAGEHPPALAVAGGWCWSMAMHTFSAIPDIEPDRRAGIRTTATALGERRTYAYCAVLWTLAAVAFVPLDPRAGALLGVYPAIVTGVALSDVAVDRAYWYYPAINTVVGAVLTMGALWGTVHG from the coding sequence ATGAGCGCGGGCCGCGCGGCGTACCTGCTGAAGCTGTCGCGCCCGCGGTTCTGGCTCTACCTCGCCGGGCCGGTCGTCGTCGGCGTGGCCTTCGGCGCGCGGGCGGTAGCCGACCTGTTCACGCCGGTCACCGTCGCGCTGTTCGCGTACTTCCTCGTCCCGGCGAACGTCTACCTCTACGGGATCAACGACGTGTTCGACGCCGACATCGACGCCGAGAACCCGAAGAAAGAGGAGAAGGAGGTCCGCTACGGCGGCCAGCGGTTCGTCGTCGCCGCCGTCGTCGTCTCGGCGGCCCTGCTGGCCGTCCCGACCGCGCTCGCGCCGCCGCTGGCGCTCCCGTGGCTCGCGGGCTACTTCCTGCTGGCGACGGAGTACAGCGCCCCGCCGCTGCGGTTCAAGACGACGCCGTTCCTCGACTCGCTGTCGAACGGGCTGTACGTCCTGCCGGGGGCGGCCGCCTACGCCGCCGTCGCCGGCGAGCACCCGCCCGCGCTGGCCGTCGCCGGCGGCTGGTGCTGGTCGATGGCGATGCACACGTTCTCGGCCATCCCGGACATCGAACCCGACCGCCGCGCGGGGATCCGGACGACCGCGACGGCGCTCGGCGAGCGCCGGACGTACGCGTACTGCGCCGTCCTCTGGACGCTCGCGGCAGTCGCGTTCGTCCCGCTGGACCCGCGGGCCGGCGCGCTGCTGGGCGTCTACCCCGCCATCGTCACGGGCGTCGCGCTGTCGGACGTGGCGGTCGACCGGGCGTACTGGTACTATCCGGCGATAAACACCGTCGTCGGCGCGGTCCTGACGATGGGCGCGCTGTGGGGGACCGTCCATGGATAG
- a CDS encoding phytoene desaturase family protein: MQSLAGRSVVVIGSGFGGLSTACYLADAGADVTVLEKNDQLGGRASRLEVDGFRFDMGPSWYLMPDVFERFFGHFDRSPEAYYGLERLDPHYRIFFKENEGRRPVAPEGEELPEGLHARPDGDVVDVPADKEQSKRIFEAYEDGAGDALTAYLEEASYTYDVGMEHFVYEDRSRFRDFLDPSIAKHADGLSLLGTMQEHVEGYFDHPKLQQIMQYTLVFLGGSPTNTPALYNLMSHVDFNLGVYYPEGGIGGVVDGIVELGEELGVEFRTGEPATEIKGKRGGFLVETEGGKHLADIVVSNADYAHTEQDLLPPEKRGFSAEYWDSRTYAPSAFLMYLGVEGDVPELAHHTLVLPADWQQHFDRIFEDPGWPEDPAYYLCVPSKTDDTVAPEGHSNLFALVPIAPGLDDGPEVREEYRDLVLRDIATHADTDLRDRIVVEETFSVSDFADRYNSMQGTALGMAHTLPQTAAFRPPHRSKEVDGLYFTGSYTTPGIGVPMCLISGDVTAEMVVEDAHA; this comes from the coding sequence ATGCAATCGCTCGCGGGCCGGTCGGTCGTGGTCATCGGCAGCGGGTTCGGCGGCCTCTCGACGGCGTGTTACCTCGCCGACGCCGGGGCCGACGTGACCGTACTGGAGAAAAACGACCAGCTGGGCGGCCGCGCCAGCAGGCTGGAGGTCGACGGGTTCCGGTTCGACATGGGACCGTCGTGGTACCTGATGCCCGACGTGTTCGAGCGCTTCTTCGGCCACTTCGACCGCTCGCCGGAGGCGTACTACGGGCTGGAGCGGCTCGACCCACATTACCGGATCTTCTTCAAGGAGAACGAGGGACGGCGTCCCGTTGCCCCGGAGGGCGAGGAGCTTCCGGAGGGGTTACACGCACGCCCCGACGGCGACGTGGTCGACGTGCCGGCCGACAAGGAGCAGTCCAAGCGCATCTTCGAGGCCTACGAGGACGGGGCCGGCGACGCACTCACGGCGTATCTGGAGGAGGCGTCGTACACCTACGACGTGGGGATGGAACACTTCGTCTACGAGGACCGGAGCCGGTTCCGGGACTTCCTCGACCCGAGCATCGCCAAGCACGCCGACGGACTCTCCCTGCTCGGAACGATGCAGGAGCACGTCGAGGGGTACTTCGACCACCCGAAGCTCCAGCAGATCATGCAGTACACGCTCGTGTTCCTCGGCGGCTCGCCGACGAACACGCCGGCGCTGTACAACCTGATGAGCCACGTCGACTTCAACCTCGGCGTCTACTACCCCGAGGGCGGGATCGGCGGCGTCGTCGACGGCATCGTCGAACTCGGCGAGGAGCTGGGCGTCGAGTTCCGGACCGGCGAGCCGGCGACCGAGATCAAGGGCAAGCGCGGCGGGTTCCTCGTCGAGACCGAGGGCGGGAAACACCTCGCGGACATCGTCGTCAGCAACGCCGACTACGCCCACACGGAGCAGGACCTGCTCCCGCCGGAGAAGCGCGGCTTCTCGGCGGAGTACTGGGACTCCCGGACGTACGCCCCCTCCGCCTTCCTCATGTACCTCGGCGTCGAGGGCGACGTGCCGGAACTCGCCCACCACACCCTCGTCCTGCCGGCCGACTGGCAGCAGCACTTCGACCGCATCTTCGAGGACCCGGGCTGGCCGGAGGACCCTGCCTACTACCTCTGTGTCCCCTCGAAAACCGACGACACGGTCGCACCCGAGGGCCACAGCAACCTGTTCGCGCTGGTCCCCATCGCGCCGGGACTCGACGATGGTCCCGAGGTCCGCGAGGAGTACCGTGACCTCGTCCTCCGGGACATCGCGACCCACGCCGACACCGACCTCCGTGACCGGATCGTCGTCGAGGAGACCTTCTCCGTCTCCGACTTCGCCGACCGGTACAACAGCATGCAGGGGACGGCGCTCGGGATGGCCCACACGCTCCCCCAGACCGCCGCGTTCCGGCCGCCCCACCGGTCGAAAGAGGTCGACGGCCTCTACTTCACCGGGTCGTACACGACGCCGGGCATCGGCGTCCCGATGTGTCTCATCAGCGGGGACGTGACCGCGGAGATGGTGGTCGAGGACGCGCACGCATGA
- a CDS encoding SDR family NAD(P)-dependent oxidoreductase, whose protein sequence is MDDETAVVTGGTDGIGRAVAREFADAGANVVLCARDADAVAETVEAIEADGGTATGIRADARDEFDVERLMETAARFEADGIDCVVANAGVYHGETGETPLSGESYAAFDDHLRTNARGVFATVSEALPHLNDGARVLVPTGSVAREPKPGLGSYAVSKAAAEAVARGFAVDTPYAVGCVDPGMVATDLSGPQGRDPAEVAPMFRWAATEAAAEDLDGNVLGLREWRSATR, encoded by the coding sequence ATGGACGACGAGACGGCCGTCGTGACCGGCGGCACCGACGGCATCGGACGCGCGGTCGCACGGGAGTTCGCGGACGCCGGCGCGAACGTGGTGCTCTGTGCCCGCGACGCGGACGCCGTGGCCGAGACGGTCGAGGCGATCGAGGCGGACGGCGGCACGGCGACCGGCATCCGGGCCGACGCCCGCGACGAGTTCGACGTGGAACGGCTGATGGAGACGGCCGCCCGCTTCGAAGCCGACGGGATCGACTGCGTCGTCGCCAACGCGGGCGTCTACCACGGCGAAACCGGGGAGACGCCCCTCTCCGGCGAGTCGTACGCGGCGTTCGACGACCACCTCCGGACGAACGCCCGGGGCGTGTTCGCGACGGTCAGCGAGGCGCTGCCGCACCTGAACGACGGCGCTCGGGTGCTGGTACCGACCGGATCCGTTGCCCGGGAGCCGAAACCGGGCCTCGGCTCGTACGCCGTCTCGAAGGCCGCGGCGGAGGCCGTCGCGCGCGGCTTCGCGGTCGACACGCCGTACGCCGTCGGCTGCGTCGACCCCGGCATGGTGGCGACCGACCTCTCGGGACCGCAGGGGCGGGACCCGGCGGAGGTCGCGCCCATGTTCCGGTGGGCGGCGACCGAGGCAGCGGCCGAGGACCTCGACGGGAACGTGCTCGGCCTCCGCGAGTGGCGGTCGGCCACGCGATAA